Below is a genomic region from Medicago truncatula cultivar Jemalong A17 chromosome 3, MtrunA17r5.0-ANR, whole genome shotgun sequence.
attcaatgaagatgatgaagattcaaaggaagaagatgaagatgatgaacatcttcatcatatttccggatttgtttcatttttaataaaaagatatttaaaaaaataaaattatgtactttttttaataaaaaaaatgagaaaaaggatgtatatgtgtttttataagagataaaagacctaagaggaaaaaaataaagataaaggacccaagtgtaacaaataaataagataaaggatccGTAAtataatcatgtctataattaaataaaaattaaaagtattaaaagttaccttttgattataattgattcttttttttagaaaaaaattgactcatttatgacatttaatgttgtcaatgtatattatattttgattggttgatataataagagggtaaaataccctctaaataagagaggataatctaaaaaaaaccgAATTAGAGAGGGTGtttaaaagagagtgttgttagCATTACTCTTTAATAGATGATGTCATGTCTCTCAAcatttgttttatataaattcaaaaataagttaatcgATAGTACGATACAAAGTTGATAAGCAATTACTCCTTCCCATCACGAAgcaaaagttgactttttaaattcatttaataaataatagggttaaatatgtttttggtccctataaatatgtcaactttttgttttagtccctctaaaattttccttcaacttttagtccctataaaattttcaatcactacttttggtccctatttttaatttaatttttgttttttttaatgaaattgtgcagaaatgtatcaaatattctaaaaaaaattcctaaaaaattttagaattttttaacaaaacacaaattaaatatgaatttttaactgtaaaaaatataaaaattcatattaaattcatgttttgttaaaaaattcaaaatttttttggaagtcattcttataatattttaaatttttctggaaaattttattaaaaaatatgaattttaaatatgattttactttaaaagagggaccaaaaatgaagattgaaaattttatagggactataaGTTgtaggaaaattttagagggactaaaacgaaaagttaacatatttatagggaccaaaaacatatttacatacattgtttatttatttagtgaatcttaaaatgaaattttgcttACATTCGTGCTCGGAAGGAAAATACATTACAATTTCCAATTCTGAATAGACGGACATACTCCCTTTTTGACAGAAGATTATTACACTTCTGCTGCCTTGTCCAAGCCAGACGCCACCAGATCTCCGCCGTGGACTCCGACGACCGCCTCTTTCTCGAATTGAACAAGTATCTACTCATGTGAGTTCACTTTGTTCTTACTGCAACCTCTCCTCTATCtccctatcattttattttcgttttctgtcaaatttttcattttttttttcattttagagtTACTCTTacaattttctatatatatatattcatgtataatcttttattgcttttattttttttcagcgGTTTCTCATTGAATTGAACAAACCTTGAGGGATTAAGAAAAACAATGGAAGGGGGTGAAAATAGTAAAACTGACAACCTTAATTGGGAAGTTATACTAAGAAATTATGAGAATGTTATAGCTTCAGGAACCAAATCTATGAAAATTAAAGCAATGTTCATGCTGGCCAAATACTCGAACAAAGCCCCGGAACATGTATTATCTACCACCATTCCAATTCTCACTGAGATTCTTTCTCATAATAACATTGCAAATAATTCTGCTCCTGGTTCACTTCAAGAAGCTGCTGCTTATTGCTTGAAGTGTATTGCTTGCAGAGGTGATGGTAGTTTGGCAATTGAAATGGGCGAACATGGTGTTGCGCGTTCTTTGATAAAGTTGTTACCTCGTGCCGAGGGAAAGATGCAAAAAGTGTTGATAGAATGTTTGTTGGTTGTTTTAAGTTTTTGTGATAATAGTAGGACATTTGTTGCAGCTAATGGTGGTTTAGAGATTATTATTAGTTTGTTGAGTACTTGTAGCGATGATGTTAGATTGTATTTGTTAGAGATTTTGAGTGCGTTGGCGCTTCGGATGGAGGTTCGGAAGGAACTCGTTAGATTAGGAGCACTTCGTTTTATTGTTGAGGCTGCTGGTGTTGGTAACATGATTTCGAGGGAAAGGGCATGTCAATCGATTGGATTGGTTGGTCTTTCAAGGCAAGTTAAGCTTATGCTTTTTGAATTGGGAGTGATACCCGTGCTTGTGGATTTGTTTCGTGATGGAGATAACACTACAAAACTTGTGGCCGGTAATACTCTTGGTGTGCTATTGAACCATGTTGATTACATCAGACCAATTGCTCAAGCTGGGGCTATACCTCTTTATGCGGAGCTTCTTCGAGGAGATGATGTTTCTGGTAAGGAGATAGCTGAGGATGTGTTTTGTATATTGGCTGTTGCAGAGGCGAATGCTGTTGAAATTGTGGGTCACTTGGTGAGACTTCTTAGAGAAGGTGATGACGAAACTAAAGCAGCAGCTGTCAATGTGATATGGGATCTGTTGCGATACAAGCACACACCTTCTGTGTTCCGGAATTCAGGTGCGGCTTTTATCCTTGTTGAGTTGTTGAGCCATGGGActgaagaaataaagaaaaagatttcTGGGGCTTTTTCTCAGATGAGCTACCAGGAATGTGGTAGAATGGTCCTTGGTGATGCAGGAGCAATTCCGCTTCTTATTGATTTACTACACGACGAGACTGGGGAACTAAGGGATAATGTGGTTGAGGCTCTTTCTAATTTTCATGAGGATCCACTGTATCATGATACATTATCGGATGTAGTTAATGCTCCTTCATTCAGAATTTTGCAGAATAGACTAACTCCTCTTCGAGCAACGAGCGAGCATATAACTAGATCGTTACGTAGAACGGGTATCGAGTAGCTCATTTGGAACCCAAATCATGTTTAATCAATCTTACAGGTATGTTTTGATCTTTACATAGATTTCGGGTTAATAAACGAGTATATATCCATTTACTTGTAGGAAAATGTTTGAATTTGTAAAACTTAACTAATAAATGTCACCATTTCTGTCATTACGGATGAGGAAAGTAATAGCATTGTATTATTCCTGATGAGTCAGAATTGGCCAATTCTATTATTTGTCACTCATTTCAGTGAGGTCCAAGGAGAATTGCATTT
It encodes:
- the LOC25489066 gene encoding uncharacterized protein, whose protein sequence is MEGGENSKTDNLNWEVILRNYENVIASGTKSMKIKAMFMLAKYSNKAPEHVLSTTIPILTEILSHNNIANNSAPGSLQEAAAYCLKCIACRGDGSLAIEMGEHGVARSLIKLLPRAEGKMQKVLIECLLVVLSFCDNSRTFVAANGGLEIIISLLSTCSDDVRLYLLEILSALALRMEVRKELVRLGALRFIVEAAGVGNMISRERACQSIGLVGLSRQVKLMLFELGVIPVLVDLFRDGDNTTKLVAGNTLGVLLNHVDYIRPIAQAGAIPLYAELLRGDDVSGKEIAEDVFCILAVAEANAVEIVGHLVRLLREGDDETKAAAVNVIWDLLRYKHTPSVFRNSGAAFILVELLSHGTEEIKKKISGAFSQMSYQECGRMVLGDAGAIPLLIDLLHDETGELRDNVVEALSNFHEDPLYHDTLSDVVNAPSFRILQNRLTPLRATSEHITRSLRRTGIE